One Chrysiogenia bacterium DNA window includes the following coding sequences:
- the ruvC gene encoding crossover junction endodeoxyribonuclease RuvC, with protein sequence MKPSRIILGLDPGSVATGWGVIRVEGSRQFHIAAGVVRPKSKDFNGRLVEIHDAVMEICELHGPAEAAIETPFYHQNAQTTIKLAHVRGALVVCCARAGAEVHEYSPMEIKKSLVGQGRAEKDQVAKMVSLVLGIAEKLPADATDALAAAVTHAQL encoded by the coding sequence ATGAAACCCTCGCGCATCATTCTCGGTCTCGATCCCGGTTCGGTGGCTACCGGTTGGGGGGTGATTCGCGTGGAGGGTTCGCGGCAGTTCCACATCGCCGCGGGGGTGGTGCGTCCGAAGTCGAAGGACTTCAACGGGCGCCTGGTGGAGATCCACGACGCGGTGATGGAGATCTGCGAGCTGCACGGTCCGGCAGAGGCCGCCATCGAGACGCCCTTCTATCACCAGAATGCCCAGACGACGATCAAGCTTGCCCACGTGCGCGGCGCGCTGGTGGTCTGCTGCGCCCGCGCAGGGGCGGAGGTCCATGAATACAGCCCCATGGAAATCAAGAAATCCCTGGTGGGGCAGGGCCGCGCCGAGAAGGATCAGGTGGCTAAAATGGTCTCGCTGGTCCTCGGAATCGCCGAAAAACTGCCCGCAGACGCCACCGACGCTCTGGCGGCTGCGGTCACCCACGCCCAGCT